One genomic segment of Candidatus Hydrogenedentota bacterium includes these proteins:
- a CDS encoding transglutaminase domain-containing protein: MKKVAWIMAGMMLFPRLLAAQPAEIDALLGENWYGVYMNGEKAGYSLNKVSRDDQGRIRVVEDARFHVTMSGTRQDMRIFSERVYAASGELLEIISEVVDPAQVSRFRAVVAGDEMVLSSTVGGSTKDATLPKPRESLSDALHLGQWARVKPQVGDALNFTIFEPLYEQEVAGISRIVGVEERVLNGVATRVYQIRTALDLMAIDSQSFVTEEGLTLEDEVAGIITQRLEPEEVAKDVTYSNDVIISNAALVTVEIENPRGRDSLRLALRGPLNEHHMFNDDRQRLVDRGDHFEFFSRRVPAGGFEPARLPVTDEAALRHVKPSAFIQSDHPKLVEKAREIVGDETDTLAISNKLCHWVNANMRSTFSARLSNALEVLENREGDCTEHSVLFIGLARAAGVPAREVAGLIYISGPQPGFYFHQWATVWVGRWMDVDPTFNQPEADVTHIKLAEGDLYRQARIIPVIGNLKVEVLPDTDNDPFADAPEDDRTARGEPEQEPAAVETAPETAPEQEDKP; the protein is encoded by the coding sequence ATGAAGAAAGTGGCATGGATTATGGCCGGCATGATGCTTTTCCCGCGTCTGCTCGCGGCGCAGCCCGCCGAGATTGACGCGCTGCTGGGCGAAAACTGGTACGGCGTGTACATGAACGGGGAGAAGGCGGGGTACTCGCTGAACAAGGTCAGCCGGGACGACCAGGGGCGCATCCGGGTGGTGGAGGACGCGCGGTTCCATGTCACCATGTCGGGCACGCGGCAGGACATGCGCATCTTCTCGGAGCGGGTCTACGCCGCCTCTGGGGAACTGCTGGAGATCATCTCCGAGGTGGTGGACCCGGCGCAGGTGTCCCGTTTCCGCGCCGTGGTGGCGGGGGACGAGATGGTCCTCAGCAGCACCGTGGGCGGCTCGACCAAGGACGCCACGCTCCCCAAACCCCGCGAGTCCCTCTCGGACGCGCTGCATTTGGGGCAGTGGGCGCGGGTGAAGCCGCAGGTGGGGGACGCGCTGAACTTCACCATTTTCGAGCCGCTGTACGAGCAGGAGGTGGCGGGCATCAGCCGCATTGTGGGCGTGGAGGAGCGCGTGCTGAACGGGGTGGCGACGCGGGTCTACCAGATTCGGACGGCGCTGGACCTGATGGCGATAGACTCGCAGTCCTTCGTGACCGAGGAGGGCCTCACCCTGGAGGACGAGGTGGCGGGGATCATCACCCAGCGCCTCGAGCCGGAGGAGGTCGCGAAGGATGTCACCTACAGCAACGACGTGATTATCTCGAACGCGGCGCTGGTGACGGTGGAAATAGAGAATCCGCGCGGGCGCGACAGCCTGCGCCTGGCCCTGCGCGGCCCGCTTAACGAGCATCACATGTTCAACGACGACCGGCAGCGGCTGGTGGACCGTGGCGACCACTTCGAGTTCTTCTCCCGGCGTGTCCCGGCGGGGGGATTCGAGCCCGCCCGGCTGCCCGTGACCGACGAGGCCGCGCTGCGCCATGTGAAGCCCTCGGCCTTCATCCAGAGCGATCACCCGAAACTGGTGGAAAAGGCCCGGGAAATAGTCGGCGACGAGACGGACACCCTGGCAATTTCGAACAAGCTGTGCCACTGGGTCAACGCCAACATGCGCAGCACCTTCTCCGCCCGCCTGTCGAACGCCCTCGAGGTGCTCGAAAACCGCGAGGGCGACTGCACCGAGCACAGCGTGCTTTTCATCGGCCTGGCCCGCGCGGCGGGGGTGCCCGCGCGCGAGGTGGCCGGGCTGATCTACATTTCCGGGCCGCAGCCCGGCTTCTACTTCCACCAGTGGGCCACCGTGTGGGTGGGCCGCTGGATGGATGTGGACCCCACGTTTAACCAGCCCGAGGCGGATGTCACCCACATCAAGCTGGCGGAGGGCGACCTTTACCGGCAGGCGCGCATCATCCCCGTCATCGGAAACCTGAAGGTCGAGGTGCTGCCCGATACGGACAACGATCCCTTCGCCGACGCCCCGGAGGATGACCGCACGGCGCGCGGCGAGCCCGAGCAGGAGCCGGCGGCGGTGGAAACCGCCCCGGAGACAGCGCCGGAACAGGAAGACAAGCCATGA
- a CDS encoding uracil-DNA glycosylase: protein MGKEVAELLAGLRGGPPPVSAAAQASDGKQAPSAGNGGEESLAGIAAEVRACAKCPLHELRNNAVPGEGNPSADLVFVGEAPGADEDRQGRPFVGRAGQLLTDIIVKGMKMTREQVFICNVLKCRPPDNRTPGPDEVFHCEPYLIRQLQLIRPKVICALGGVAAQTLLKSEATVGSLRGKWHNYHGIPLRVTYHPAYLLRSPGEKAKAWLDIQEVMKLLAGQIPPPF, encoded by the coding sequence ATGGGAAAAGAGGTGGCGGAGCTGCTGGCCGGACTGCGGGGCGGCCCCCCGCCCGTGTCCGCCGCCGCCCAGGCTTCTGATGGGAAACAGGCCCCGTCCGCCGGGAACGGCGGGGAGGAGAGCCTTGCCGGCATCGCCGCCGAAGTGCGCGCCTGCGCCAAATGCCCGCTCCACGAACTGCGAAACAACGCCGTGCCCGGCGAGGGCAACCCGTCCGCCGACCTTGTTTTTGTGGGCGAGGCGCCCGGCGCCGACGAGGACCGGCAGGGGCGGCCTTTCGTGGGGCGCGCGGGGCAGCTTCTCACGGACATCATCGTCAAGGGCATGAAAATGACCCGGGAGCAGGTGTTCATCTGCAATGTCCTGAAATGCCGCCCGCCGGACAACCGCACGCCCGGCCCGGACGAGGTGTTCCACTGCGAGCCCTATCTCATCCGGCAGCTTCAGTTGATCCGCCCGAAGGTCATCTGCGCCCTGGGCGGCGTGGCGGCGCAGACCCTGCTGAAGAGCGAGGCCACCGTGGGCAGCCTGCGCGGGAAGTGGCACAACTACCACGGCATCCCCCTGCGGGTCACCTACCACCCGGCCTACCTGCTGCGCAGTCCCGGCGAGAAGGCCAAGGCCTGGCTGGACATCCAGGAGGTCATGAAACTCCTCGCCGGCCAGATTCCGCCGCCGTTTTGA
- a CDS encoding HAMP domain-containing protein, producing MSAPPQDNRISASQALPWRNTLFLRVVLLCGVLLLCLFAAVITITRHFFQEAAQQMEAQTADIAHSVELRFEEGFQGDYKGLEGEVMDLHKGFDIRLEDYAGEAAPDASFTIERRGDGSFVRVARVPLMNDGRRVLMTATVTMLPQTEILRAFTNKYLLAVTAVFLAALGMMVWVIWRALHPLRRLSESCAAVSSGHLEPVSTRGASGEVFALETTFNRMIASLREKETVEAKLRQAQRLSALGTLAAGVAHDVRNPLNAIKLLSSHAMDLVGGADTPAARPLQTIRTEVGRLEEIVSGFLSLARESELHPEPTELDALLQECVRLFQREAGQRGVRLQGEYGTGGLRLMLDPKQINRAVLNVLLNALEACPEGGRVRLFSRLTDRACQVEIRDDGPGLDRETLEHVFDPYYTTKPGGTGLGLSITRGVIEEHGGVIEMTGSPGQGCQVLISFPLDRVRAD from the coding sequence ATGAGCGCGCCCCCCCAGGACAACCGAATTTCCGCGTCCCAGGCGCTGCCCTGGCGCAACACGCTCTTCCTCCGCGTGGTGCTGCTCTGCGGCGTGCTGCTGCTCTGCCTCTTCGCGGCGGTCATCACCATCACGCGGCACTTTTTCCAGGAGGCGGCGCAGCAGATGGAGGCGCAGACCGCCGACATCGCCCACAGCGTCGAACTGCGCTTCGAGGAGGGGTTCCAGGGCGACTACAAGGGCCTCGAGGGCGAGGTCATGGACCTGCACAAGGGCTTTGACATCCGCCTCGAGGACTATGCGGGGGAGGCCGCCCCGGACGCCTCGTTCACCATCGAGCGGCGCGGCGACGGCAGTTTCGTGCGCGTGGCGCGGGTGCCCCTGATGAACGACGGTCGGCGGGTGCTCATGACCGCCACGGTGACCATGCTCCCCCAGACCGAAATCCTGCGCGCCTTCACCAACAAGTACCTGCTGGCGGTCACGGCGGTCTTCCTCGCCGCCCTGGGCATGATGGTCTGGGTGATCTGGCGCGCGCTCCACCCGCTCCGGCGGCTTTCGGAAAGCTGCGCCGCCGTCTCTTCGGGACACCTTGAACCCGTCAGCACGCGCGGCGCCTCGGGCGAGGTCTTCGCCCTGGAGACCACGTTCAACCGCATGATCGCCTCCCTGCGCGAGAAGGAGACCGTGGAGGCGAAACTGCGCCAGGCCCAGCGCCTCTCCGCCCTGGGCACCCTGGCCGCGGGCGTGGCCCACGACGTGCGCAACCCGCTGAACGCCATCAAGCTGCTGTCCAGCCACGCGATGGACCTGGTCGGCGGCGCCGACACGCCCGCCGCGCGGCCCCTGCAGACCATCCGCACCGAGGTGGGCCGACTCGAGGAGATCGTCTCCGGATTCCTTTCCCTGGCGCGGGAGAGCGAGCTGCACCCCGAGCCGACGGAGCTGGACGCGCTGTTGCAGGAGTGCGTGCGCCTCTTCCAACGCGAGGCGGGGCAGCGCGGGGTGCGCCTGCAGGGCGAGTACGGCACCGGCGGGCTGCGGCTCATGCTGGACCCGAAACAGATCAACCGCGCCGTCCTGAACGTGCTGCTCAACGCGCTGGAGGCCTGCCCGGAGGGCGGGCGCGTGCGCCTCTTCTCCCGGCTCACGGACCGGGCCTGCCAGGTGGAAATCCGGGACGACGGCCCCGGCCTCGACCGGGAAACCCTGGAGCATGTCTTCGACCCCTACTACACCACCAAGCCCGGCGGCACCGGCCTCGGCCTGTCCATCACGCGGGGTGTCATCGAGGAGCACGGCGGCGTCATCGAGATGACCGGCAGCCCCGGCCAGGGCTGCCAGGTGCTCATCTCCTTCCCCCTCGACCGGGTCCGCGCGGACTGA